In a single window of the Neodiprion virginianus isolate iyNeoVirg1 chromosome 1, iyNeoVirg1.1, whole genome shotgun sequence genome:
- the LOC124300572 gene encoding uncharacterized protein LOC124300572, whose product MMQRHAVVFTLIIMLASFSRLSLAAQNEYTQLFGKCAEEKNTFDCLKRKALNILDSAVKEDSVYTLNDLISIKRDPKFVVISDDSRSLENDTLDDQLERKFYEYLSSRSIQFTIPGNIIEGRKKKDKYGGMLMMGGLAMAGMMAQLAMGKIAFLAGTALLTAKIALVISAIIGLKKLASGGGGGHEVIYATATEHHGGGGGGGGSYGGGWQRSFGGPNLTGNSAVYPVYTGAVNDGHDLAYSGQRSQS is encoded by the exons ATGATGCAAAGGCACGCCGTTGTTTTCACACTGATTATCATGCTTGCGAGTTTTTCGCGTCTCTCGCTTGCCGCTCAGAACGAATACACTCAGCTGTTTGGCAAATGTGCCGAAGAAAAGAATACCTTCGACTGTCTCAAACGGAAGGCACTTAATATTCTCGATTCTGCAGTGAAGGAAGACTCAGTTTACACTTTGAATGATTTGATCTCGATAAAGAGGGATCCAAAGTTCGTCGTGATATCGGATGACTCGCGAAGCTTAGAGAACGACACGCTGGACGATCAGCTTGAGAGGAAATTTTACGAGTACCTTTCCTCGCGAAGCATTCAGTTCACTATTCCCGGAAACATAATCGAAG GTCGTAAGAAGAAGGACAAATATGGTGGTATGCTCATGATGGGTGGACTGGCAATGGCTG GTATGATGGCGCAGCTGGCAATGGGCAAGATCGCATTTCTTGCGGGAACCGCACTTTTGACGGCAAAAATCGCCCTTGTAATCAGCGCCATAATTGGCCTGAAAAAGTTGGCCAGCGGCGGAGGCGGCGGACACGAAGTTATCTACGCAACAGCTACGGAACACCATGGAGGTGGGGGTGGAGGTGGTGGATCCTATGGCGGGGGCTGGCAACGATCCTTTGGAGGACCCAATCTGACCGGAAACAGCGCTGTGTACCCAGTGTACACGGGTGCGGTAAACGACGGACATGATTTGGCCTACAGTGGCCAAAGGTCTCAGAGTTGA
- the LOC124298031 gene encoding uncharacterized protein LOC124298031 — translation MKLSLLCICVIISKSVSVIMEPKAESKLVVDEPGTFGETLGSCLADKIGTMECVNRGVLSTLQSINEQDEIKVDNFYLERVTGQNRDLLDLDYDPKDFGNILKAGARLMEQRGLKWDLATLYPGLVMQVGPMINGQGVLEFVLDERTESYSERRLGTGQAIVRNLILPFLLGFKFNLVSLIPLLFGVLLLVAKKVFVLAKIAIFLSGIFGWNSLYGSGQQGPQHGGGYGFGSDYYNHVPNYNYKEYTTIPDYNPFQHVIRETLNVYKRDRASQNLDESRNFAWGRDQ, via the exons ATGAAGTTGTCGCTGCTGTGTATttgtgtaataatttcaaaaagtgtTTCGGTGATAATGGAGCCGAAAGCGGAGTCCAAGTTGGTCGTCGATGAGCCAGGGACGTTCGGTGAAACTTTGGGAAGTTGTCTGGCTGACAAAATCGGCACCATGGAATGCGTTAATCGCGGGGTTCTTAGCACCCTTCAGTCCATCAACGAACAGGATGAGATTAAAGTCGACAACTTCTACTTGGAACGAGTCACTGGTCAGAACCGGGACTTGCTGGACTTAGACTATGATCCCAAGGACTTTGGGAATATATTGAAGGCAGGTGCGAGGTTGATGGAACAACGGGGGTTAAAATGGGATCTTGCAACCTTGTATCCAGGCCTGGTTATGCAGGTCGGACCAATGATCAATGGTCAGGGTGTTCTTGAGTTTGTTCTGGATGAACGGACTGAGTCATACTCCGAAAGAAGACTTGGCACAG GTCAAGCGATAGTAAGGAATCTCATACTGCCATTTCTTCTGGGATTCAAGTTCAACCTTGTGTCTTTAATACCACTTTTGTTTGGGGTCCTTCTGCTCGTCGCCAAGAAAGTTTTTGTACTggcaaaaattgcaattttcctTAGTGGTATTTTCGGATGGAATTCCCTGTATGGGAGTGGACAACAAGGGCCGCAACACGGTGGGGGATACGGTTTTGGATCGGATTATTACAACCACGTACCAAACTACAATTATAAGGAGTATACCACGATCCCCGATTACAATCCGTTTCAGCACGTAATCAGAGAGACACTTAACGTATACAAGAGGGACAGAGCATCGCAAAATTTGGATGAGAGTAGAAACTTTGCATGGGGTAGAGATCAGTAG
- the LOC124298039 gene encoding uncharacterized protein LOC124298039: MFKLLTVFSAGFLAIAVAAPASQQEAVTETTGSLIGDALQVYSSCADQDLTVCLKLKALRFVDRAARSADLVIGDGLRIVQTDEAKADSRANSGRSLNDIEASLPQEAEAKEAAIDEALLERAGKFLASHTVELSVPEEVSRSFDEARGKKKKIVKSLLPILLLLKLKAAALIPIALGALALLAFKALIISKIALVLSGIIALKKLLGQKQSSSYEVVAHPVHSYEDSHHDHHGWSSRSAGSDLAYSAYKPEN, from the exons ATGTTCAAACTCTTGACTGTTTTTTCGGCTGGCTTCTTGGCCATCGCCGTCGCAGCCCCGGCATCTCAGCAGGAAGCTGTTACCGAAACTACCGGGTCACTTATCGGTGATGCTCTTCAAGTGTACTCTTCTTGTGCCGACCAAGACCTGACGGTCTGTCTGAAGCTCAAGGCCCTGCGATTCGTCGATCGTGCCGCTAGATCCGCCGACCTCGTCATCGGTGACGGTCTTCGGATTGTACAGACTGACGAAGCTAAGGCCGACAG CCGCGCAAACTCCGGCCGATCTCTGAACGACATCGAAGCATCTCTTCCTCAGGAAGCCGAGGCGAAAGAAGCTGCCATCGACGAAGCCCTACTAGAACGTGCTGGGAAGTTCCTCGCCAGCCATACCGTCGAACTCTCAGTTCCCGAAGAAGTTTCTCGCTCATTCGACGAGG CTCGtggtaagaaaaagaaaatcgtcaAATCCCTGCTGCCAATCCTTCTGCTGTTGAAACTGAAGGCTGCTGCTTTGATCCCAATCGCTCTCGGCGCTCTTGCCTTGTTGGCATTCAAGGCCTTGATCATCAGCAAGATCGCTCTGGTTCTCAGCGGAATTATTGCCCTCAAGAAGCTCCTGGGGCAGAAACAGTCCAGCAGCTACGAAGTGGTGGCTCACCCAGTCCACTCGTACGAAGACTCTCACCACGACCACCACGGCTGGTCCAGCAGGTCCGCAGGTTCCGACCTGGCTTACAGTGCTTACAAGCCCGAGAACTAA